From Zymoseptoria tritici IPO323 chromosome 6, whole genome shotgun sequence, one genomic window encodes:
- a CDS encoding DNA repair helicase, which produces MKFFIEDLPVLFPYPRIYPEQYAYMCDLKRTLDSGGHCVLEMPSGTGKTVSLLSLIVAYQQFYPEHRKLIYCSRTMSEIEKALAELKALMKYRADQLGEVEDFRGLGLTSRKNLCLHPSVKREKSGSVVDSRCRSLTAGFVKEKKERGEDVDLCIYHDNLDLLEPHNLIPPGVWTLDGMLRYGEQQKQCPYFTARRMMPFCNVIIYSYHYLLDPKIAERVSKELSKDCIVVFDEAHNIDNVCIESLSIDLTEDSLRKAARGASNLERKITEMKDTDAEKLQNEYAKLVEGLREADEARDEGAFMSNPALPDDLLKEAIPGNIRRAEHFTAFLKRFIEYLKTRMKVLHVISETPPSFLQHLKELTFIEKKPLRFCAERLTSLVRTLELSNIEDYQPLQEVATFATLVATYDTGFLLILEPYESDTATVPNPILHFTCLDAAIAIKPVFDRFSSVIITSGTISPLEMYPKMLGFTAVVQESYAMTLARRSFLPMIVTRGSDQGQMSSGFQTRSDPGNIRNYGALIIEFSKLTPDGIVVFFPSYLYMESVISMWQGMGILDQVWKSKLILVETPDSQETSLALETYRTACSNGRGAVLLCVARGKVSEGIDFDHHYGRTVLCIGVPFQYTESRILKARLEFLRETYRIRENDFLSFDAMRHCAQCLGRVLRGKDDYGVMVMADKRFAKKRTQLPKWIGSAMMESDANMSVDQAVAAAKKFLKNMSKPFPAKLQDGISTWSYEDLMEHQSKQHAQEKLQELNGGADIDGYAGDQVMADAQRNGDDDEFDMGEDPDMSAAMMELDA; this is translated from the coding sequence ATGAAGTTCTTCATCGAGGACCTCCCGGTCCTCTTCCCGTATCCCAGGATCTACCCGGAGCAATATGCATACATGTGCGATCTCAAGCGCACGCTGGACAGCGGAGGTCACTGCGTACTGGAGATGCCTTCGGGAACAGGAAAGACCGTATCTCTGCTATCGCTCATCGTGGCGTACCAGCAGTTCTACCCAGAACATCGAAAGCTCATCTACTGCTCTCGTACGATGTCCGAGATTGAAAAGGCTTTGGCGGAATTGAAGGCTTTGATGAAGTATCGGGCAGACCAGCTgggcgaggtggaggactTCAGAGGTCTTGGTCTCACAAGTCGAAAGAATCTCTGTTTACATCCGTCGGTGAAGCGTGAGAAGAGTGGCTCAGTGGTGGACTCCAGATGTCGAAGTCTGACGGCTGGATtcgtgaaggagaagaaggagcggGGAGAGGATGTTGACCTTTGCATTTATCACGACAACCTGGATCTGCTGGAGCCGCACAATCTCATCCCGCCTGGCGTTTGGACACTCGACGGGATGCTTCGATACGGCGAACAGCAGAAGCAATGCCCATACTTCACAGCAAGACGAATGATGCCGTTCTGCAATGTGATCATCTACTCCTACCACTATCTACTGGATCCCAAGATCgccgagagagtatcgaaaGAGTTGTCAAAAGATTGCATCGTGGTTTTTGACGAAGCTCACAACATCGACAACGTTTGTATTGAATCTCTGAGCATTGACTTGACAGAGGACTCGTTGAGGAAGGCCGCTCGAGGAGCCAGCAACTTGGAGCGGAAAATTACCGAGATGAAGGATACTGATGCTGAAAAGCTTCAGAACGAATATGCAAAGCTGGTGGAGGGTCTGCGAGAAGCAGATGAGGCCCGAGACGAAGGTGCCTTCATGTCAAATCCGGCGCTCCCAGATGATCTGCTCAAAGAAGCCATTCCCGGCAATATTCGACGAGCGGAGCACTTCACTGCATTCTTGAAACGCTTCATCGAGTACCTCAAGACGCGCATGAAAGTTCTGCATGTCATCTCCGAGACACCTCCTTCCTTCTTACAGCATCTGAAGGAACTCACATTCATCGAGAAGAAGCCTCTACGCTTCTGTGCCGAACGACTCACCTCACTTGTGCGCACGTTGGAGCTCAGCAATATCGAAGACTACCAGCCATTGCAAGAAGTCGCGACGTTCGCAACTCTTGTCGCCACCTACGACACAGGCTTCCTGCTCATCCTGGAGCCCTATGAATCTGATACCGCAACCGTCCCGAATCCCATTCTCCACTTCACTTGTCTCGATGCCGCGATCGCAATCAAGCCAGTCTTTGACCGCTTCAGCTCGGTCATCATCACGTCGGGAACTATCTCTCCGCTCGAAATGTATCCCAAGATGCTGGGTTTCACCGCAGTGGTGCAAGAATCATATGCAATGACACTCGCCAGACGCTCTTTCTTACCCATGATCGTTACGAGAGGTTCAGATCAGGGTCAAATGTCCTCCGGCTTCCAAACTCGAAGCGATCCCGGCAACATTCGCAACTACGGCGCTTTGATCATTGAGTTCTCGAAGCTGACGCCCGATGGCATCGTGGTCTTCTTCCCTTCATATCTGTACATGGAGAGTGTCATCTCAATGTGGCAGGGAATGGGAATCCTCGACCAAGTCTGGAAAAGCAAATTGATCCTGGTCGAGACACCAGATAGTCAGGAAACCTCTCTTGCGCTCGAAACGTACCGAACAGCCTGCAGCAACGGCAGAGGCGCAGTGCTACTCTGTGTCGCCCGTGGCAAAGTCTCTGAAGGCATCGATTTCGACCACCACTACGGTCGAACCGTGCTATGTATTGGCGTACCCTTCCAATACACCGAGTCCAGGATTCTTAAAGCTCGTCTTGAGTTCTTACGAGAGACCTACCGCATCAGAGAGAACGACTTCCTATCCTTCGACGCCATGCGACACTGCGCCCAATGTCTGGGTCGTGTCCTGCGCGGTAAGGACGACTACGGAGTCATGGTGATGGCGGACAAGCGATTCGCCAAGAAGCGCACGCAGCTCCCGAAGTGGATCGGCAGCGCGATGATGGAAAGCGACGCAAATATGTCGGTCGACCAGGCCGTTgctgcggcgaagaagttcTTGAAGAACATGAGTAAGCCGTTCCCCGCGAAATTGCAGGATGGCATCAGTACGTGGAGCTACGAGGACTTGATGGAGCACCAGAGTAAACAGCATGCGCAGGAGAAGCTGCAGGAGCTGAATGGCGGCGCCGATATTGATGGGTATGCAGGCGACCAAGTCATGGCTGACGCTCAGCGCaacggtgatgatgatgagttCGACATGGGCGAAGACCCTGACATGAGTGCTGCGATGATGGAGTTGGATGCTTGA